Proteins encoded within one genomic window of Cucumis sativus cultivar 9930 chromosome 3, Cucumber_9930_V3, whole genome shotgun sequence:
- the LOC101211339 gene encoding U-box domain-containing protein 32 isoform X2 → MGSAVEIGLPFQFDVEDTIFVAVGTDVDDAKATLIWAVQNFAGKSFCLLHVHHLPPKNEEPSSYTLKEHVAQAFEELERQKPFELLNQYVLILAKLGVQAQKVWIETNNVERGIVEIISQYSIKWLVMGLDTEGYNMKRSTGLKSKKAFYVSQQAPICCHIWFVCRGRLIYSREARMGRLKNSEIGINYTNHLRPESVTYAQEKECAGDRISRFRYQGLVDQKLSNNGNLGTSRTTLLLKNEGVKEGHPVSQSGLQEASMNVKSIKDFEGVKAWVEKDAVGAEFKAELLENSCMEEVKKRKEMEELLEKEKREVERINKERAELLKELQHVDEQKSVLDRKASEYQCDMEELEKKMFAAVDLLVSFKDKRDKLLIEREGAMDKLRKLKNIVKREPSRYRNAEMPMFSFVEIIEATRNFDPSWKIGEGRHGSVYKGLLRHMDVALKMFPSYGSHSQSAFQYEVEVLSRVRHPNLVSIIGACPESRLIVYENLKNGSLEDHLACKNHNCPLPWQTRIRIAADICSALIFLHYSDPCIVHGDIKPSKILLDTNFIAKLGGLGISRLIPQEEKAFNSASMCNISKENNPYIDPECLETGKFTPESDVYSIGVILLRILTGRTPPGIVEDVKCAIENDNIVVVLDSSAGDWPHDLAEQLALVALRCCKKEKLERPDLVSELWCVLEPMRSIASASCSSSKKHRVPAHFTCPIFQEIMKDPLIAADGFTYEADAIRGWFKSGHNTSPMTNLKLEHCNLVPNYALLNAIQEWQHQL, encoded by the exons AAAATGAAGAGCCATCTTCCTATACACTAAAAGAACATGTAGCGCAGGCATTTGAGGAACTAGAAAGGCAAAAGCCTTTTGAACTTCTTAATCAATATGTTCTCATACTTGCCAAATTGGGG GTACAAGCCCAAAAAGTATGGATTGAGACGAACAACGTTGAGAGAGGGATTGTTGAAATTATTTCTCAGTACAGTATTAAATGGCTAGTCATGGGCTTAGACACGGAAGGATACAATATGAA GAGGTCCACCGGGTTGAAGTCCAAGAAAGCTTTCTATGTATCCCAGCAAGCACCAATATGTTGCCACATATGGTTTGTCTGCAGAGGGCGCCTTATATACTCAag GGAGGCCAGAATGggaagattaaaaaattcGGAAATAGGAATCAACTATACCAACCATCTGAGACCAGAATCTGTAACTT ATGCTCAAGAAAAGGAGTGTGCGGGTGATAGGATAAGCAGGTTTAGATATCAAGGTTTGGTGGATCAAAAACTTTCCAATAATGGAAACCTGGGCACTTCAAGGACAACGCTATTGTTAAAGAATGAG GGAGTAAAAGAGGGACATCCAGTTAGCCAGAGTGGTTTGCAAGAAGCCTCGATGAATGTTAAATCCATAAAAGACTTTGAGGGAGTGAAGGCTTGGGTAGAGAAAGATGCTGTGGGTGCTGAATTCaag GCTGAATTATTAGAAAACTCGTGTATGGAGGAggtgaagaaaagaaaagagatggaagaacttctagagaaagagaaaagggaagtgGAACGGATAAACAAAGAGCGTGCTGAGCTTTTAAAAGAACTACAACATGTTGACGAGCAGAAATCGGTTCTTGATAGAAAAGCTTCGGAGTACCAGTGTGATATGGAGGAGCTGGAGAAGAAGATGTTTGCAGCTGTTGATCTTTTAGTAAGTTTCAAGGATAAGCGAGATAAATTGCTGATAGAGCGTGAAGGTGCAATGGACAAGCTTCGAAAGCTGAAGAATATTGTTAAAAGGGAACCTTCACGCTATCGCAATGCAGAAATGCCTATGTTCTCCTTCGTAGAAATAATTGAAGCAACGAGAAACTTTGATCCTTCCTGGAAGATTGGTGAGGGAAGACATGGCAGTGTTTATAAAGGCCTCCTTCGTCACATGGATGTTGCTCTAAAAATGTTTCCTTCGTATGGTTCTCATTCCCAATCAGCGTTTCAATATGAG GTTGAGGTCTTGAGTAGGGTTAGGCATCCCAACCTGGTTTCTATTATTGGAGCATGTCCAGAATCTAGGTTAATAgtgtatgaaaatttaaaaaatggcagTTTGGAAGACCACCTTGCCTGCAAAAATCACAATTGCCCACTTCCATGGCAGACACGGATTCGCATTGCTGCTGATATCTGCTCAGCCCTTATATTTCTACATTACAGCGACCCTTGCATTGTCCACGGGGATATAAAACCAAGCAAAATCCTACTTGATACCAATTTTATTGCCAAACTAGGTGGTCTGGGCATCTCTCGTTTGATCCCACAAGAAGAGAAGGCCTTTAATTCGGCCTCAATGTGTAATATATCGAAAGAAAATAATCCATATATAGATCCTGAATGTCTTGAGACTGGAAAGTTCACTCCAGAATCAGACGTCTACTCCATTGGTGTTATTTTGCTGCGAATTTTAACTGGCAGAACACCTCCGGGTATTGTAGAAGATGTAAAATGTGCGATAGAAAATGACAACATTGTTGTCGTTTTAGACTCATCAGCTGGAGACTGGCCACATGATCTAGCAGAGCAATTAGCTCTTGTGGCATTGAGGTGCTGCAAGAAGGAAAAGTTGGAACGGCCTGACCTTGTCTCAGAATTATGGTGTGTTTTGGAGCCAATGAGATCCATTGCCTCAGCATCATGTTCGAGTTCGAAGAAACACCGAGTGCCTGCACATTTTACATGTCCGATTTTTCAG GAAATTATGAAAGATCCACTCATTGCTGCAGATGGATTCACATACGAAGCTGATGCAATAAGAGGATGGTTCAAAAGTGGCCACAACACTTCTCCAATGACAAATCTTAAACTTGAGCACTGTAATCTTGTACCAAATTATGCTCTTCTGAATGCAATTCAAGAGTGGCAGCATCAGCTATGA
- the LOC101211339 gene encoding U-box domain-containing protein 32 isoform X1: MGSAVEIGLPFQFDVEDTIFVAVGTDVDDAKATLIWAVQNFAGKSFCLLHVHHLPPKNEEPSSYTLKEHVAQAFEELERQKPFELLNQYVLILAKLGVQAQKVWIETNNVERGIVEIISQYSIKWLVMGLDTEGYNMKRSTGLKSKKAFYVSQQAPICCHIWFVCRGRLIYSREARMGRLKNSEIGINYTNHLRPESVTCKNFADAQEKECAGDRISRFRYQGLVDQKLSNNGNLGTSRTTLLLKNEGVKEGHPVSQSGLQEASMNVKSIKDFEGVKAWVEKDAVGAEFKAELLENSCMEEVKKRKEMEELLEKEKREVERINKERAELLKELQHVDEQKSVLDRKASEYQCDMEELEKKMFAAVDLLVSFKDKRDKLLIEREGAMDKLRKLKNIVKREPSRYRNAEMPMFSFVEIIEATRNFDPSWKIGEGRHGSVYKGLLRHMDVALKMFPSYGSHSQSAFQYEVEVLSRVRHPNLVSIIGACPESRLIVYENLKNGSLEDHLACKNHNCPLPWQTRIRIAADICSALIFLHYSDPCIVHGDIKPSKILLDTNFIAKLGGLGISRLIPQEEKAFNSASMCNISKENNPYIDPECLETGKFTPESDVYSIGVILLRILTGRTPPGIVEDVKCAIENDNIVVVLDSSAGDWPHDLAEQLALVALRCCKKEKLERPDLVSELWCVLEPMRSIASASCSSSKKHRVPAHFTCPIFQEIMKDPLIAADGFTYEADAIRGWFKSGHNTSPMTNLKLEHCNLVPNYALLNAIQEWQHQL, encoded by the exons AAAATGAAGAGCCATCTTCCTATACACTAAAAGAACATGTAGCGCAGGCATTTGAGGAACTAGAAAGGCAAAAGCCTTTTGAACTTCTTAATCAATATGTTCTCATACTTGCCAAATTGGGG GTACAAGCCCAAAAAGTATGGATTGAGACGAACAACGTTGAGAGAGGGATTGTTGAAATTATTTCTCAGTACAGTATTAAATGGCTAGTCATGGGCTTAGACACGGAAGGATACAATATGAA GAGGTCCACCGGGTTGAAGTCCAAGAAAGCTTTCTATGTATCCCAGCAAGCACCAATATGTTGCCACATATGGTTTGTCTGCAGAGGGCGCCTTATATACTCAag GGAGGCCAGAATGggaagattaaaaaattcGGAAATAGGAATCAACTATACCAACCATCTGAGACCAGAATCTGTAACTTGTAAG AACTTTGCAGATGCTCAAGAAAAGGAGTGTGCGGGTGATAGGATAAGCAGGTTTAGATATCAAGGTTTGGTGGATCAAAAACTTTCCAATAATGGAAACCTGGGCACTTCAAGGACAACGCTATTGTTAAAGAATGAG GGAGTAAAAGAGGGACATCCAGTTAGCCAGAGTGGTTTGCAAGAAGCCTCGATGAATGTTAAATCCATAAAAGACTTTGAGGGAGTGAAGGCTTGGGTAGAGAAAGATGCTGTGGGTGCTGAATTCaag GCTGAATTATTAGAAAACTCGTGTATGGAGGAggtgaagaaaagaaaagagatggaagaacttctagagaaagagaaaagggaagtgGAACGGATAAACAAAGAGCGTGCTGAGCTTTTAAAAGAACTACAACATGTTGACGAGCAGAAATCGGTTCTTGATAGAAAAGCTTCGGAGTACCAGTGTGATATGGAGGAGCTGGAGAAGAAGATGTTTGCAGCTGTTGATCTTTTAGTAAGTTTCAAGGATAAGCGAGATAAATTGCTGATAGAGCGTGAAGGTGCAATGGACAAGCTTCGAAAGCTGAAGAATATTGTTAAAAGGGAACCTTCACGCTATCGCAATGCAGAAATGCCTATGTTCTCCTTCGTAGAAATAATTGAAGCAACGAGAAACTTTGATCCTTCCTGGAAGATTGGTGAGGGAAGACATGGCAGTGTTTATAAAGGCCTCCTTCGTCACATGGATGTTGCTCTAAAAATGTTTCCTTCGTATGGTTCTCATTCCCAATCAGCGTTTCAATATGAG GTTGAGGTCTTGAGTAGGGTTAGGCATCCCAACCTGGTTTCTATTATTGGAGCATGTCCAGAATCTAGGTTAATAgtgtatgaaaatttaaaaaatggcagTTTGGAAGACCACCTTGCCTGCAAAAATCACAATTGCCCACTTCCATGGCAGACACGGATTCGCATTGCTGCTGATATCTGCTCAGCCCTTATATTTCTACATTACAGCGACCCTTGCATTGTCCACGGGGATATAAAACCAAGCAAAATCCTACTTGATACCAATTTTATTGCCAAACTAGGTGGTCTGGGCATCTCTCGTTTGATCCCACAAGAAGAGAAGGCCTTTAATTCGGCCTCAATGTGTAATATATCGAAAGAAAATAATCCATATATAGATCCTGAATGTCTTGAGACTGGAAAGTTCACTCCAGAATCAGACGTCTACTCCATTGGTGTTATTTTGCTGCGAATTTTAACTGGCAGAACACCTCCGGGTATTGTAGAAGATGTAAAATGTGCGATAGAAAATGACAACATTGTTGTCGTTTTAGACTCATCAGCTGGAGACTGGCCACATGATCTAGCAGAGCAATTAGCTCTTGTGGCATTGAGGTGCTGCAAGAAGGAAAAGTTGGAACGGCCTGACCTTGTCTCAGAATTATGGTGTGTTTTGGAGCCAATGAGATCCATTGCCTCAGCATCATGTTCGAGTTCGAAGAAACACCGAGTGCCTGCACATTTTACATGTCCGATTTTTCAG GAAATTATGAAAGATCCACTCATTGCTGCAGATGGATTCACATACGAAGCTGATGCAATAAGAGGATGGTTCAAAAGTGGCCACAACACTTCTCCAATGACAAATCTTAAACTTGAGCACTGTAATCTTGTACCAAATTATGCTCTTCTGAATGCAATTCAAGAGTGGCAGCATCAGCTATGA
- the LOC101211339 gene encoding U-box domain-containing protein 32 isoform X3: MLKTLYSLRWAPMLTMPKLLSFGLSRTSPARVSVCFTFITFLPVQAQKVWIETNNVERGIVEIISQYSIKWLVMGLDTEGYNMKRSTGLKSKKAFYVSQQAPICCHIWFVCRGRLIYSREARMGRLKNSEIGINYTNHLRPESVTCKNFADAQEKECAGDRISRFRYQGLVDQKLSNNGNLGTSRTTLLLKNEGVKEGHPVSQSGLQEASMNVKSIKDFEGVKAWVEKDAVGAEFKAELLENSCMEEVKKRKEMEELLEKEKREVERINKERAELLKELQHVDEQKSVLDRKASEYQCDMEELEKKMFAAVDLLVSFKDKRDKLLIEREGAMDKLRKLKNIVKREPSRYRNAEMPMFSFVEIIEATRNFDPSWKIGEGRHGSVYKGLLRHMDVALKMFPSYGSHSQSAFQYEVEVLSRVRHPNLVSIIGACPESRLIVYENLKNGSLEDHLACKNHNCPLPWQTRIRIAADICSALIFLHYSDPCIVHGDIKPSKILLDTNFIAKLGGLGISRLIPQEEKAFNSASMCNISKENNPYIDPECLETGKFTPESDVYSIGVILLRILTGRTPPGIVEDVKCAIENDNIVVVLDSSAGDWPHDLAEQLALVALRCCKKEKLERPDLVSELWCVLEPMRSIASASCSSSKKHRVPAHFTCPIFQEIMKDPLIAADGFTYEADAIRGWFKSGHNTSPMTNLKLEHCNLVPNYALLNAIQEWQHQL; encoded by the exons GTACAAGCCCAAAAAGTATGGATTGAGACGAACAACGTTGAGAGAGGGATTGTTGAAATTATTTCTCAGTACAGTATTAAATGGCTAGTCATGGGCTTAGACACGGAAGGATACAATATGAA GAGGTCCACCGGGTTGAAGTCCAAGAAAGCTTTCTATGTATCCCAGCAAGCACCAATATGTTGCCACATATGGTTTGTCTGCAGAGGGCGCCTTATATACTCAag GGAGGCCAGAATGggaagattaaaaaattcGGAAATAGGAATCAACTATACCAACCATCTGAGACCAGAATCTGTAACTTGTAAG AACTTTGCAGATGCTCAAGAAAAGGAGTGTGCGGGTGATAGGATAAGCAGGTTTAGATATCAAGGTTTGGTGGATCAAAAACTTTCCAATAATGGAAACCTGGGCACTTCAAGGACAACGCTATTGTTAAAGAATGAG GGAGTAAAAGAGGGACATCCAGTTAGCCAGAGTGGTTTGCAAGAAGCCTCGATGAATGTTAAATCCATAAAAGACTTTGAGGGAGTGAAGGCTTGGGTAGAGAAAGATGCTGTGGGTGCTGAATTCaag GCTGAATTATTAGAAAACTCGTGTATGGAGGAggtgaagaaaagaaaagagatggaagaacttctagagaaagagaaaagggaagtgGAACGGATAAACAAAGAGCGTGCTGAGCTTTTAAAAGAACTACAACATGTTGACGAGCAGAAATCGGTTCTTGATAGAAAAGCTTCGGAGTACCAGTGTGATATGGAGGAGCTGGAGAAGAAGATGTTTGCAGCTGTTGATCTTTTAGTAAGTTTCAAGGATAAGCGAGATAAATTGCTGATAGAGCGTGAAGGTGCAATGGACAAGCTTCGAAAGCTGAAGAATATTGTTAAAAGGGAACCTTCACGCTATCGCAATGCAGAAATGCCTATGTTCTCCTTCGTAGAAATAATTGAAGCAACGAGAAACTTTGATCCTTCCTGGAAGATTGGTGAGGGAAGACATGGCAGTGTTTATAAAGGCCTCCTTCGTCACATGGATGTTGCTCTAAAAATGTTTCCTTCGTATGGTTCTCATTCCCAATCAGCGTTTCAATATGAG GTTGAGGTCTTGAGTAGGGTTAGGCATCCCAACCTGGTTTCTATTATTGGAGCATGTCCAGAATCTAGGTTAATAgtgtatgaaaatttaaaaaatggcagTTTGGAAGACCACCTTGCCTGCAAAAATCACAATTGCCCACTTCCATGGCAGACACGGATTCGCATTGCTGCTGATATCTGCTCAGCCCTTATATTTCTACATTACAGCGACCCTTGCATTGTCCACGGGGATATAAAACCAAGCAAAATCCTACTTGATACCAATTTTATTGCCAAACTAGGTGGTCTGGGCATCTCTCGTTTGATCCCACAAGAAGAGAAGGCCTTTAATTCGGCCTCAATGTGTAATATATCGAAAGAAAATAATCCATATATAGATCCTGAATGTCTTGAGACTGGAAAGTTCACTCCAGAATCAGACGTCTACTCCATTGGTGTTATTTTGCTGCGAATTTTAACTGGCAGAACACCTCCGGGTATTGTAGAAGATGTAAAATGTGCGATAGAAAATGACAACATTGTTGTCGTTTTAGACTCATCAGCTGGAGACTGGCCACATGATCTAGCAGAGCAATTAGCTCTTGTGGCATTGAGGTGCTGCAAGAAGGAAAAGTTGGAACGGCCTGACCTTGTCTCAGAATTATGGTGTGTTTTGGAGCCAATGAGATCCATTGCCTCAGCATCATGTTCGAGTTCGAAGAAACACCGAGTGCCTGCACATTTTACATGTCCGATTTTTCAG GAAATTATGAAAGATCCACTCATTGCTGCAGATGGATTCACATACGAAGCTGATGCAATAAGAGGATGGTTCAAAAGTGGCCACAACACTTCTCCAATGACAAATCTTAAACTTGAGCACTGTAATCTTGTACCAAATTATGCTCTTCTGAATGCAATTCAAGAGTGGCAGCATCAGCTATGA
- the LOC101211090 gene encoding uncharacterized protein LOC101211090 has translation MPVAKLKASNYPDVMKPEEGNDSLDTIIRQAIGKEPFLSFSRAGESPVQWIQLLHALDQQELPGWPLLSPLKIQMQKCEKCAREFCSVINYRRHIRVHHRLKKLDKDSAKSRDLLAAFWDKLTWEETKEAVSFKNVSIEGIQGSAVIKNLTAIIGKPGFSALPHVYLRAGSALLDIVQGRPSRFPLSSQELFEILDNASEKTFLCGTAVSMQKYIFDGDAVKIGLETKNLVACMSFLLEEKLVKTWLADKDAEALRCQKLLVEEEEAAQRRQAELLERKRQKKLRQKEQRSKEQKLEEKADIEGSVDEMIEDGLLEESSSPQTECHSERDSLGILPDHTPSSIETSQHSLTDEDEDSESHSGFHNGYPEHLPADHNGEQQKIQMNGHKHVISQWQALPKTQRGLSNGYRADQNYQGLKNGDMRRHGNHVQSRAAPIVNGKKVWSRKPKPERDGDRFQARIQEEATTQAEEIKSHEVLIGSISVALGNCNQESKDPVGTPDDYQDGHQTPKKINNHLEKFVKPDSIQTATNRVMVKLWRPVSRNGTKYAMPDQSENGESEAEVTTEKLEDQALLNVYSPHSLDGDTADFGNDSFIQEEPALPVGLEFSSRAAKAFLAQRWKEAITADHVKLNLPSDSESSGCFQLQNENETNFDRGVVVNNGNTILINLEAPKSSANEAAGKTTTKFRTKFEKGAKIKYIPKLRTTTTTTT, from the exons ATGCCAGTTGCAAAACTCAAGGCCTCTAACTATCCAGATGTGATGAAACCGGAGGAGGGAAATGACTCTCTAGACACTATTATTAGACAGGCAATCGGAAAAgaaccttttctttctttctcaagaGCTGGTGAGAGTCCAGTCCAGTGGATTCAACTACTTCATGCTCTCGACCAACAAG aACTCCCAGGTTGGCCTTTGCTGTCTCCTTTAAAGATTCAAATGCAGAAGTGTGAGAAGTGTGCCCGGGAATTTTGCTCAGTTATCAATTATAGAAGACATATAAGAGTGCATCATAGGCTGAAAAAGCTTGATAAG GATTCTGCCAAAAGTAGGGATCTACTGGCAGCATTCTGGGACAAG CTAACCTGGGAGGAGACAAAGGAGGCTGTCTCATTTAAGAACGTTTCAATTGAG GGAATACAAGGGTCAGCCGTAATCAAGAATCTGACAGCTATCATTGGGAAACCAGGATTTTCTGCTCTACCACATGTCTATTTGAGGGCAGGTTCTGCCCTTTTG GATATTGTACAAGGTAGACCATCTAGGTTTCCGCTATCTTCCCAGGAGTTATTTGAAATTCTTGACAATGCAAGCGAAAAAACGTTCCTATGTGGAACAGCTGTCTCgatgcaaaaatatatatttgatgggGATGCTGTAAAGATTGGTCTTGAAACTAAAAACTTAGTTGCTTGCATGAGCTTCTTGTTAGAAGAGAAATTG gTCAAAACATGGCTTGCTGATAAGGATGCTGAAGCTTTAAGGTGCCAAAAGTTGCTGGTAGAGGAGGAAGAAGCTGCTCAAAGGAG ACAAGCGGAGttgttggaaagaaaaaggcagAAGAAGCTAAGGCAGAAAGAACAAAGGTCAAAGGAGCAAAAACTTGAAGAGAAGGCTGATATCGAGGGGAGTGTAGATGAAATGATTGAAGATGGGTTACTTGAAGAATCATCTAGCCCTCAGACTGAATGCCATTCAGAAAGGGACTCTCTGGGGATATTGCCTGATCACACTCCATCTTCTATTGAAACATCTCAACATTCTCTAactgatgaagatgaagactCCGAGTCTCATTCTGGGTTTCATAATGGCTACCCTGAACATCTTCCTGCTGATCACAATGGTGAACAGCAGAAAATACAAATGAATGGCCATAAGCATGTAATCTCCCAGTGGCAGGCATTGCCTAAGACACAAAGGGGACTTTCTAATGGTTATCGTGCAGATCAAAATTATCAGGGACTCAAAAATGGAGATATGCGAAGGCATGGAAACCATGTGCAATCAAGGGCTGCACCCATTGTTAATGGGAAAAAGGTATGGAGCCGGAAGCCAAAGCCAGAAAGAGATGGAGATCGTTTTCAGGCCAGGATACAGGAAGAGGCAACGACCCAGGCAGAGGAAATTAAGAGCCATGAAGTTTTGATAGGTTCTATTTCAGTGGCATTAGGAAATTGCAATCAAGAGAGTAAAGATCCAGTTGGAACCCCAGATGATTACCAGGACGGTCATCAAACGCCTAAGAAGATCAATAATCATTTGGAGAAATTCGTTAAGCCAGATTCAATTCAAACTGCAACAAATCGAGTGATGGTTAAGCTTTGGAGGCCAGTTAGTCGTAATGGAACCAAATATGCAATGCCAGATCAAAGTGAAAATGGCGAGTCTGAAGCTGAAGTGACAACTGAAAAGCTAGAGGATCAGGCCCTTCTGAATGTATATTCTCCACATTCCTTGGATGGTGACACTGCAGACTTTGGAAACGACTCTTTTATCCAGGAAGAACCTGCACTACCCGTTGGCTTGGAGTTCTCTAGTCGTGCTGCAAAAGCTTTCCTTGCACAAA GGTGGAAGGAGGCCATAACAGCCGATCATGTCAAATTGAATCTACCCTCAGATTCTGAATCTTCTGGATGTTTTCAATTGCAAAATGAGAACGAAACCAACTTCGACAGAGGCGTTGTTGTTAATAATGGCAAtacaattttgataaatttggaGGCTCCCAAGTCCTCAGCAAATGAAGCTGCTGGGAAGACCACCACCAAGTTCaggacaaaatttgaaaagggtGCGAAGATAAAGTACATTCCCAAACTTCgaactactactactactactacctAA